The following proteins are co-located in the Paenibacillus sp. JNUCC32 genome:
- a CDS encoding YqeB family protein, with translation MNNEREYSDLGLSWADRMLVWAVPPLLGAVVGWFLPAIADWATGLAWVPFQGPLELIASIQGPWVVIVTALVGLLAGTVLSHLAIKESLAVRLSDKEITLRIHEAEQTFTREEVSAAFMDGKQLVLLGNMGEELYREKPEAKRETVAEAFKRHGYSWRDRDPFADHYVRWVADSPELTPSMNALFLAREKAIENEDREDAADLRRELSKLGITVRDDGKRQYWRQHGQKP, from the coding sequence TTGAATAACGAGAGGGAATACAGTGATCTCGGATTATCATGGGCAGACCGGATGCTGGTATGGGCGGTGCCGCCTTTATTAGGCGCGGTGGTCGGCTGGTTTTTGCCTGCCATTGCGGATTGGGCAACGGGCCTGGCTTGGGTGCCATTTCAAGGACCCTTGGAGTTGATCGCATCGATCCAGGGCCCATGGGTTGTTATCGTAACCGCTCTCGTGGGGCTGCTTGCTGGGACGGTGCTCTCTCACTTAGCCATTAAAGAAAGCCTTGCGGTTCGCCTGTCGGACAAGGAGATTACACTCCGCATTCATGAAGCTGAACAAACCTTTACGAGAGAAGAAGTTTCCGCTGCCTTTATGGACGGCAAGCAGCTGGTCCTGTTGGGCAACATGGGGGAGGAGCTCTATCGCGAGAAACCCGAAGCCAAGCGGGAAACGGTGGCCGAAGCCTTCAAGCGGCACGGTTACTCCTGGAGAGACCGCGATCCGTTCGCCGACCATTACGTCAGATGGGTTGCCGATTCGCCGGAACTGACGCCTAGCATGAACGCGCTCTTCCTGGCACGGGAGAAGGCCATCGAGAACGAGGATCGAGAGGACGCGGCTGATCTGCGCCGGGAGCTCTCGAAGCTGGGCATTACCGTGCGCGATGACGGAAAAAGACAATATTGGCGTCAGCACGGGCAGAAGCCATAA